From the genome of Malus sylvestris chromosome 6, drMalSylv7.2, whole genome shotgun sequence, one region includes:
- the LOC126624996 gene encoding uncharacterized protein LOC126624996, with translation MVGFMCNNIVEEQAAVGKKENGDSVFHSQHRRSKSASDRNSSVSRGRVLSSRKKGKNETQVSSPSTSASRGQSPWHDNPAYINKKSPSHHRASLEKDIEQLRLHLQQEKSMRNMLERAMGRASSTLSPGHRHFSVQTKELISEIELLEEEVANREQHVLSLYRSIFEQCISRAPSELNSVVASPAHVKNMKNGSRKHPSIITNAFCSSKKFPFRHLRALVVTENSGKRTSRTRNAPLSSGKSVIDFGKNCSNPAEVHERVPSLEKTSMLRTLKDHLHQCPSKLSEEMVRCMAVVYCWLCSASSVNTEKNRLSLLSRSSTSIIRARHGAGDAPDWSGKSMVEITWISTDKSKLPHASFAIDNYRTLVEQLERVNVTQMEMNAQIAFWINMYNALVMHAHLAYGIPHSSLKRLALFHKAAYNIGGQVISANAIEQSIFGFQTLRVGRWLETFLSTGWRKKFGEDKQLRNSKLGLPVSEPLVCFALCTGAFSDPALKVYTAANVRNELEEAKKEFIKANVVVKKSKIILLSKVLERFAREASFGSDDLLKWVTENVDKMLHDSIQKCIDHKSSKKASQMVEWLPYNPRFRYVFSKDLSEKPWWL, from the exons atGGTTGGTTTTATGTGTAACAATATAGTTGAAGAACAAGCTGCAGTTGGGAAGAAAGAGAATGGAGATTCAGTTTTTCATAGCCAACACAGGCGCTCAAAAAG TGCTTCTGACAGGAACTCAAGTGTTTCAAGAGGTCGAGTTTTAAGTTCCAGGAAGAAAGGCAAAAATGAAACGCAG GTTTCATCACCTTCAACAAGTGCTTCTAGGGGACAAAGTCCTTGGCACGACAATCCTGCTtatatcaacaaaaaatcgcCATCACACCACAGAGCCTCTTTGGAAAAAGAT ATTGAACAGTTGCGGTTGCATTTGCAGCAAGAGAAATCTATGCGTAATATGCTTGAGAGGGCAATGGGCCGAGCTTCAAGTACTCTATCTCCTGGACATAGGCATTTTTCTGTCCAG ACAAAGGAATTGATTTCTGAAATTGAAttgcttgaagaagaagttgCAAACCGCGAGCAGcatgttctctctctctacagGAGTATTTTTGAACAATGCATTAGCAGGGCACCTTCTGAGCTGAACTCAGTTGTGGCTTCCCCTGCCCATgtgaagaatatgaagaatgGATCCAGGAAGCATCCGAGTATCATTACCAATGCATTTTGTTCTTCAAAAAAGTTTCCTTTCCGACATTTGCGAGCTCTAGTTGTTACAGAAAACTCTGGAAAACGAACTTCTAGGACTAGAAATGCTCCACTATCCAGTGGCAAAAGTGTCATCGATTTTGGAAAGAATTGTTCAAATCCAGCAGAG GTTCACGAAAGGGTTCCGTCCTTAGAGAAAACATCTATGCTGCGAACTTTGAAAGATCATCTCCACCAGTGCCCTAGCAAGTTATCTGAGGAAATGGTCAGGTGTATGGCTGTTGTTTATTGTTGGCTTTGCAGTGCATCATCTGTGAACACTGAAAAAAACCGATTATCTTTGTTGTCGAGGTCATCAACTAGCATTATACGAGCTCGACACGGTGCAGGAGATGCCCCAGATTGGTCGGGCAAATCAATggtagaaataacttggatatcTACTGATAAGAGCAAGCTTCCTCATGCTTCTTTTGCCATTGACAACTACAG AACTTTGGTTGAACAACTGGAGAGGGTGAATGTTACTCAGATGGAAATGAATGCGCAAATCGCATTTTGGATCAACATGTACAATGCTCTTGTTATGCAT GCACATTTAGCATATGGAATTCCTCACAGCTCTCTAAAAAGGTTGGCTTTGTTCCACAAG GCTGCTTACAATATTGGGGGCCAAGTTATCAGCGCAAATGCCATAGAGCAATCCATATTTGGCTTCCAAACACTCCGAGTTGGACGG TGGCTTGAGACCTTCCTTTCAACTGGGTGGAGAAAAAAATTTGGTGAAGACAAACAACTTCGCAATTCAAAATTAGGGCTTCCAGTCTCCGAACCCCTTGTGTGCTTTGCTCTTTGTACTGGAGCTTTCTCCGATCCTGCG CTAAAAGTATACACGGCGGCAAATGTTAGGAATGAACTTGAAGAGGCAAAGAAAGAGTTCATTAAAGCAAATGTAGTCGTAAAGAAGTCGAAGATAATTCTTCTGTCAAAGGTACTTGAAAGGTTTGCAAGAGAAGCATCTTTTGGCTCTGATGATCTTCTCAAATGGGTTACTGAGAATGTCGATAAGATGCTTCATGATTCGATACAAAAATGCATTGACCATAAGTCCAGCAAGAAGGCGTCTCAGATGGTAGAGTGGCTGCCATACAATCCAAGGTTCCGATATGTGTTCTCAAAGGATCTGTCTGAGAAGCCATGGTGGTTGTGA